In Brevibacterium zhoupengii, the following are encoded in one genomic region:
- a CDS encoding peptidoglycan DD-metalloendopeptidase family protein, which produces MALFTGSAHIDRSSRLRPGPTSRRLRLLLAGSLLAFTLTVAEVGVPFASPAATSAAATASVSEAEQTWVSPVPAMEIIEAFDPPIEAWLKGHRGIDVLTVSGEPVRAPAAGTIRFRGSVAGTATVSIVTDSGHVVSFQPAETELKKGERFAAGEEIGTVGEGSHCDDSCLHVGVWAAQGDKVYIDPAGFFGQEESILLPLSRKPAKEPTGDSTTSGAGAWGGHRNGRIPAAAMCTLDSAPGQMLRCDAQKAFDRMSHAYEARFSSPISVTDAYRDYDTQVILKKRKGRMAATPGTSNHGWALAVDLGGGINSFGSAQHRWMRANAPKFGWIHPGWARQSGSLPEPWHWEFRQ; this is translated from the coding sequence ATGGCTCTCTTCACCGGCTCCGCGCACATTGACCGCTCCTCCCGGCTTCGGCCCGGCCCGACTTCTCGTCGACTGCGACTCCTGCTTGCCGGGAGCCTGCTGGCCTTCACTCTCACCGTCGCCGAGGTGGGGGTGCCGTTCGCGTCACCAGCGGCCACCTCGGCTGCGGCCACTGCCTCGGTGTCCGAGGCTGAGCAGACCTGGGTGTCCCCGGTGCCTGCGATGGAGATCATCGAGGCCTTCGATCCGCCCATCGAAGCCTGGCTGAAGGGACACCGCGGCATCGATGTGCTGACGGTCAGTGGTGAACCGGTGCGTGCGCCCGCCGCGGGCACCATCCGATTCCGGGGCTCTGTGGCCGGCACTGCGACCGTAAGCATTGTGACCGACTCCGGCCATGTGGTCTCCTTCCAACCAGCTGAGACGGAGCTGAAGAAGGGTGAGAGATTCGCTGCCGGTGAGGAGATCGGGACCGTCGGTGAAGGTTCGCACTGCGATGACTCATGCCTGCACGTCGGAGTCTGGGCGGCTCAGGGCGACAAGGTCTACATCGACCCGGCAGGCTTCTTCGGACAGGAGGAGTCGATCCTTCTGCCTCTGTCTCGCAAACCCGCGAAGGAACCGACCGGGGATTCTACGACCTCGGGTGCAGGCGCCTGGGGTGGGCATCGCAACGGCCGAATTCCTGCGGCTGCAATGTGCACGCTGGACTCGGCGCCGGGGCAGATGCTGCGCTGTGATGCGCAGAAGGCATTCGACCGCATGTCCCACGCCTACGAAGCCAGATTCTCATCTCCGATCTCAGTCACGGATGCTTACCGCGACTATGACACCCAGGTCATCCTCAAGAAGCGCAAGGGACGGATGGCGGCAACCCCGGGAACCTCGAACCACGGATGGGCACTGGCCGTTGACTTGGGTGGCGGAATCAATTCCTTCGGCAGTGCCCAACATAGATGGATGCGCGCAAATGCACCCAAGTTCGGGTGGATCCATCCTGGCTGGGCCCGCCAGTCAGGTTCTCTGCCGGAGCCGTGGCATTGGGAGTTCCGCCAGTGA
- a CDS encoding tyrosine recombinase XerC, producing MTLPTTIAEVVSGYADHLRSRDVSAHTSRAYVADVSDFFDHAAHAPGSGHQSRTAELQVSDIDLNDLRSWLITLDDAGAAKSTVARKIAAVKSFFAYCVNQQGLSNNPAARLRTPKKDSRLPTVLKPQQAADLVSRERTVHTEADNRDPIEAAKWVRDAAILEMLYATAVRVSELTGLNRGDVDHQRSMITVLGKGNKERRVPYGKPAQTALSQWLSLRDTFASEHSGDALFLGVRGGRIGARQVRELVHRYGAADSSAPDIGPHGLRHSAATHMLDGGADLRQIQELLGHSTMSSTQIYTHVSMQRLQETYRQAHPRA from the coding sequence GTGACCCTTCCGACGACCATTGCCGAGGTGGTGTCCGGCTATGCCGACCACCTGAGATCGCGTGACGTCTCAGCCCACACCTCGAGAGCCTACGTCGCCGACGTCAGCGACTTCTTCGACCATGCGGCCCACGCACCGGGTTCCGGTCATCAGTCCCGCACTGCTGAGCTTCAGGTCAGCGACATCGATCTCAACGATCTGCGGTCGTGGCTCATCACCCTTGATGACGCCGGAGCGGCGAAGTCGACGGTGGCTCGGAAGATCGCCGCAGTGAAGTCGTTCTTCGCCTACTGCGTGAACCAGCAAGGGCTGTCGAACAATCCGGCGGCACGGCTGCGAACTCCCAAGAAGGACTCACGCCTGCCCACCGTGCTCAAACCGCAGCAGGCCGCCGATCTCGTATCCCGGGAGCGGACAGTTCACACCGAGGCTGACAACCGTGACCCCATCGAGGCCGCGAAGTGGGTCAGAGACGCAGCCATCTTGGAGATGCTCTATGCCACCGCGGTGCGTGTATCGGAACTGACGGGTCTGAACCGCGGCGACGTCGATCACCAGCGTTCGATGATCACTGTGCTGGGCAAGGGCAACAAGGAACGACGCGTCCCCTACGGAAAACCAGCCCAGACGGCACTGTCGCAGTGGCTGAGTCTGCGGGACACGTTCGCCTCCGAGCACAGCGGCGATGCGCTCTTCCTCGGCGTGAGAGGCGGCCGCATCGGAGCCAGGCAGGTGAGAGAGCTCGTTCATCGCTACGGTGCCGCTGACTCCAGCGCACCCGATATCGGCCCGCACGGACTCCGACACTCGGCCGCTACACACATGCTCGACGGGGGAGCGGACCTACGCCAGATCCAAGAGCTTCTGGGGCATTCGACGATGAGCAGCACCCAGATCTACACCCACGTGTCGATGCAACGGCTGCAGGAAACCTATCGGCAGGCGCACCCCCGGGCCTGA
- the dprA gene encoding DNA-processing protein DprA — protein MNDDTNGEIRAAVAALLRIGEPGDGLLTGLVAEIGPIAVLELIRAVAAGTSSATEAAKSLSTIVTAVSGSGQLPEAFDRWAVRGEDAQGHRDLEAVHRLGGRLVVPSDDEWPVALTDLGPAAPLGLWVRGGARLNTALRSAVAIVGARASSNYGTKCASDLAWDLAARGQTVVSGGAFGIDAAAHRAAIAREGITIAFMAGGVDRFYPVANTELFQQVLECGAIVSETAPGMTPMRHRFLLRNRLIAASSQVTVIVEAGWRSGALNTARHALELSRAVAAFPGSVYSASSTGTHRLIRAHEAELVTSCTDVIELIGGEEPTLFDDGSLTNEHPSTTASDPIDDLAEREKICVNVLSVTKALDVSTVASRAGLTVSNTLSALAVLELAGLSARRESGWVKLRPPQ, from the coding sequence ATGAACGACGACACCAATGGGGAGATCAGGGCAGCTGTGGCCGCGCTGCTGAGAATCGGCGAACCCGGCGACGGTCTGCTCACCGGCCTCGTCGCCGAAATCGGTCCGATCGCAGTCCTCGAACTCATTCGGGCAGTGGCTGCAGGAACGTCATCAGCGACCGAAGCCGCTAAGAGTCTCTCAACGATCGTGACCGCAGTTTCAGGAAGCGGACAGCTCCCAGAGGCTTTTGACCGGTGGGCAGTGCGTGGCGAAGATGCCCAGGGGCATCGTGATCTTGAAGCCGTGCACAGGCTGGGCGGGCGACTTGTCGTCCCCAGCGATGACGAATGGCCAGTCGCCCTCACCGACTTGGGACCGGCGGCACCACTGGGACTCTGGGTCCGAGGCGGGGCACGCCTGAACACGGCGCTGCGGTCGGCCGTCGCCATCGTCGGAGCACGGGCGTCCAGCAACTACGGCACCAAGTGCGCCTCAGACCTTGCCTGGGACCTGGCCGCACGGGGACAGACCGTCGTCTCCGGAGGGGCCTTCGGGATTGACGCAGCCGCTCACCGGGCAGCCATCGCCCGAGAGGGCATTACGATCGCCTTCATGGCCGGGGGAGTCGATCGCTTCTATCCGGTGGCCAATACCGAACTGTTCCAGCAGGTGCTCGAATGCGGAGCGATCGTCTCGGAGACCGCTCCCGGAATGACCCCGATGCGGCATCGGTTCCTGCTGCGCAACCGCCTCATCGCCGCCTCATCCCAAGTCACGGTCATCGTTGAGGCCGGCTGGCGCAGCGGAGCCCTCAACACCGCCCGGCACGCGCTGGAACTCTCACGCGCGGTCGCAGCATTCCCCGGATCCGTGTACTCGGCATCCTCGACGGGTACCCACAGGCTCATCCGCGCGCATGAAGCGGAGCTGGTGACCAGCTGCACGGACGTCATCGAACTCATCGGCGGTGAGGAACCGACATTGTTCGACGACGGAAGTCTCACGAACGAGCACCCCAGCACAACGGCCTCCGACCCGATCGATGATCTCGCCGAACGGGAGAAGATCTGTGTCAACGTGCTCTCGGTGACTAAGGCACTCGACGTCTCAACAGTGGCTTCCCGGGCCGGACTGACAGTGTCGAACACCCTCTCCGCGCTCGCCGTCCTCGAACTTGCAGGCCTGAGCGCCCGCCGCGAATCCGGCTGGGTCAAGCTGCGGCCACCACAATGA
- a CDS encoding YifB family Mg chelatase-like AAA ATPase → MSEETKLNVIGRASAVALWGLAGKIVSIEACVTAGLPGIDIVGLPDASVSESRKRLRAALAYLGIPVASQHLTINLTPGTVPKIGTGFDLGIAVAVLKAQGIITATDTESIIHCGELGLDGRIRPVTGVLPSLHSGLLAGFERFVVPVGNSQESALLGGTSIKAVTSLAELINIYGGSLAIPKLPPVIEVETISPETSERHDLIEVQGQAEARFGLEVAAAGGHNLLMRGTPGAGKTLLAQCLPGILPPLDDEQAIEAAAVRSLRGELNGGEGLDHTPPFEAPHHRSTASALIGGRRPGSIGILSRAHRGVLFMDEAPEFSRDVLEALRQPMESRQVHIHRAWGSMVLPASFQLVMAANPCPCGVGMRGAESTCRCTPMDKRRYRNRLSGPLLDRVDLQLELFPVSPADIRLGGAQEDSTTVATRVRLARQRQADRYVDCEWTLNSNAPGAWLREHFALRPDSLRDLDRALDTGRITMRGYDRVLRVATTLSDLEGADSPTPDKITAALALRTQES, encoded by the coding sequence GTGAGCGAGGAGACGAAGCTCAACGTGATCGGACGCGCCTCCGCCGTCGCACTCTGGGGACTGGCGGGCAAGATCGTGTCCATCGAAGCCTGCGTCACCGCTGGCCTGCCGGGCATTGACATCGTGGGGCTGCCTGATGCCTCCGTGAGCGAGTCCCGGAAACGGCTTCGGGCCGCGCTCGCCTACCTGGGAATACCCGTCGCTTCGCAGCATCTGACAATCAACCTCACCCCGGGCACTGTGCCCAAGATCGGCACAGGATTCGACCTGGGAATCGCCGTGGCCGTGCTCAAGGCTCAAGGCATCATCACCGCGACGGACACCGAATCGATCATCCACTGCGGCGAGCTCGGACTCGACGGGCGCATTCGTCCCGTCACCGGGGTGCTGCCGAGCCTGCACAGTGGTCTCCTGGCAGGCTTCGAACGATTCGTCGTTCCCGTCGGCAACAGCCAGGAGTCGGCCCTGCTCGGGGGAACCAGTATCAAGGCCGTCACCTCACTGGCAGAACTCATCAACATCTATGGTGGAAGCCTGGCGATCCCGAAACTGCCACCGGTCATCGAGGTCGAGACCATCAGCCCGGAAACGTCTGAACGTCACGACCTCATCGAAGTCCAAGGCCAGGCAGAAGCGCGATTCGGCCTCGAAGTCGCCGCAGCCGGTGGACACAATCTGCTGATGCGAGGCACACCAGGAGCCGGAAAGACGCTTCTGGCACAGTGCCTGCCGGGGATACTTCCGCCATTGGATGACGAACAGGCCATTGAAGCGGCGGCTGTGCGCTCGCTGAGGGGAGAACTCAACGGCGGTGAAGGACTCGACCACACGCCTCCGTTCGAGGCACCCCACCACCGCAGCACCGCCTCGGCGCTGATCGGCGGGCGCCGACCCGGATCGATCGGCATACTCAGCAGAGCCCACCGGGGCGTCCTCTTCATGGATGAGGCCCCCGAATTCTCACGAGACGTCCTCGAGGCACTGCGACAGCCCATGGAATCTCGTCAGGTCCACATCCACAGGGCGTGGGGGTCCATGGTGCTGCCGGCATCGTTCCAGCTGGTCATGGCGGCCAACCCCTGCCCGTGCGGGGTAGGAATGCGCGGAGCCGAATCCACGTGCCGGTGTACACCGATGGACAAACGCCGCTACCGCAACAGGCTCTCCGGGCCACTGTTGGACCGAGTCGACCTGCAGCTTGAACTGTTCCCGGTCTCTCCAGCAGACATCCGCCTCGGTGGGGCACAGGAGGACAGCACAACCGTGGCCACGCGGGTCAGGCTCGCCCGACAACGACAAGCAGACAGATACGTCGACTGCGAGTGGACGCTGAACTCGAATGCTCCCGGAGCATGGCTGCGTGAACACTTTGCACTGCGCCCAGACAGTCTGCGGGACCTCGACCGTGCTCTCGACACCGGAAGGATCACGATGCGCGGATATGACCGAGTGCTCAGGGTTGCAACGACTCTGTCCGACCTCGAAGGGGCCGATTCGCCGACACCCGACAAGATCACGGCGGCACTGGCATTGAGGACTCAGGAATCATGA
- a CDS encoding YraN family protein, which produces MGPTTGRRRATTPGLRQRALGQSGEDLAAEFLQRQGMVILERNFRCPRGEIDIIAKDGDTIVFVEVKTRRTLAQGSPLEAVTAAKLRKIRTLSGIWLNRQNDFFASIRIDALGIVMEPGPHYSHRRNVQVDS; this is translated from the coding sequence ATGGGACCGACAACTGGCAGACGCAGGGCAACGACACCGGGACTGCGCCAGCGCGCACTGGGGCAGAGCGGGGAAGACCTGGCCGCAGAGTTCCTGCAACGGCAGGGAATGGTCATCCTCGAACGCAACTTCAGGTGTCCACGTGGAGAGATCGACATCATCGCCAAAGATGGTGACACCATCGTCTTCGTCGAGGTGAAGACCCGCAGAACCCTTGCGCAGGGATCTCCTCTCGAAGCGGTCACGGCAGCAAAGCTGCGGAAGATCAGAACACTGTCGGGAATCTGGTTGAACCGCCAGAACGATTTCTTCGCATCCATCCGCATCGATGCCCTCGGCATCGTGATGGAACCCGGACCCCACTACTCTCATCGCCGCAACGTCCAGGTCGACTCGTGA
- a CDS encoding DUF2469 domain-containing protein yields MSTDDLDDYEAQLELQLYKEYRDVVGLFAYVVETERRFYLANHVDLKAHNDAGDVYFELTLRDAWVWDSYRSARFIKTVHVLTFKDVNIEEISKSDLEPPTSIRG; encoded by the coding sequence ATGAGCACCGATGATCTGGACGATTACGAAGCTCAACTGGAGTTGCAGCTCTACAAGGAATACCGCGATGTCGTAGGACTCTTCGCCTACGTGGTGGAGACGGAACGGCGCTTCTATCTGGCCAACCACGTCGACCTCAAGGCCCACAACGACGCCGGGGATGTCTACTTCGAGCTGACGCTGCGCGACGCCTGGGTATGGGACAGTTACCGATCAGCACGTTTCATCAAAACCGTGCACGTGCTGACCTTCAAAGACGTCAACATCGAGGAGATCTCTAAGAGCGATCTGGAGCCACCGACGTCGATCAGAGGCTGA
- a CDS encoding ribonuclease HII — translation MAQTGLHDLSCESALVAEGYEFVIGVDEVGRGALAGPVSVGVALFDLKELTAAEVPAGIHDSKQLSAVSRQSATDRVNAWARATAVGSTTPNELDELGMTMALNLAGRRALSEMLLLLVGSTDFPPSTMILLDGKHDWLSAPLTLDCLGIFGDAADLELPQVRTVIKGDGSVPVIAAASIVAKVQRDEEMIALANAHPQYGWESNVGYGTSKHRRGIADFGPSIHHRRSFRLQTAHDAKEGSS, via the coding sequence ATGGCGCAGACAGGATTGCACGACCTCAGCTGTGAGAGCGCACTGGTGGCAGAGGGCTATGAATTCGTCATCGGCGTCGACGAGGTCGGTCGGGGAGCGCTGGCAGGACCCGTCAGTGTCGGTGTCGCCCTCTTCGACCTCAAAGAGCTCACCGCCGCCGAGGTGCCCGCCGGCATCCATGATTCCAAACAGCTCAGTGCGGTGTCCCGCCAGTCCGCGACCGATCGTGTCAACGCGTGGGCGCGGGCCACCGCCGTGGGATCGACGACTCCGAACGAACTCGACGAACTCGGGATGACCATGGCCCTGAACCTGGCCGGTCGGAGAGCCCTGTCTGAGATGTTGCTGCTGCTCGTCGGATCGACTGACTTTCCGCCGTCGACGATGATCCTCCTCGACGGCAAACATGACTGGCTCTCGGCACCACTTACGCTCGATTGCCTGGGGATATTCGGGGACGCAGCCGACCTCGAACTGCCTCAAGTGCGAACCGTAATCAAAGGCGACGGAAGTGTTCCGGTGATTGCCGCAGCAAGTATTGTGGCAAAAGTGCAGAGAGACGAAGAGATGATCGCACTCGCGAATGCACACCCCCAGTATGGTTGGGAGTCGAATGTGGGGTATGGAACCAGCAAACACCGTCGGGGCATCGCCGACTTCGGTCCCAGCATTCACCACCGGAGAAGCTTCCGCCTGCAAACGGCACACGATGCGAAGGAGGGATCGTCATGA
- the lepB gene encoding signal peptidase I translates to MSTESEASPPSASKRFLRGLLETAAIILVAILISTALKTWVVRSFYIPSGSMMETLQIDDRVLVNQLAPRFGPANRGDIIVFDDPDHWLSPEEVSEYEPNPILEFVGLAPADGGQQLIKRVIGVGGDTVECCDAQGRILVNGEPIDETYLEDDIAPSEVDFKVTVPEGHYWVMGDNRSNSADSRYHVDTQPYVPEDNVVGTVFLINWPFKHFSWMSTPKAVFADVPDSEGITGS, encoded by the coding sequence ATGTCAACCGAATCAGAAGCTTCCCCACCTTCAGCCTCGAAGAGATTCTTGCGTGGCCTGCTCGAGACCGCAGCGATCATCCTCGTCGCCATCCTCATCTCCACCGCCCTCAAGACCTGGGTCGTCCGCTCCTTCTACATTCCGTCTGGATCGATGATGGAGACCCTGCAGATCGACGACAGGGTCCTTGTCAATCAATTGGCACCCCGCTTCGGACCGGCCAACCGCGGCGACATCATCGTCTTCGACGACCCAGACCACTGGCTGAGCCCCGAGGAAGTCTCGGAGTATGAGCCCAACCCGATCCTCGAATTCGTCGGATTGGCTCCTGCCGACGGGGGCCAGCAGCTGATCAAACGCGTGATCGGCGTCGGCGGCGACACTGTCGAATGCTGCGACGCGCAAGGACGCATCCTCGTCAACGGCGAACCCATCGATGAGACCTACCTGGAAGATGACATCGCCCCGTCGGAAGTGGACTTCAAGGTCACCGTCCCCGAAGGCCACTACTGGGTCATGGGCGACAACCGCAGCAACTCCGCCGATTCCAGGTACCACGTCGACACACAGCCCTATGTGCCCGAAGACAATGTGGTGGGCACCGTCTTCCTCATCAACTGGCCCTTCAAGCACTTCAGCTGGATGTCGACACCGAAGGCGGTCTTCGCCGATGTTCCCGACTCCGAAGGAATCACCGGCAGCTGA
- the lepB gene encoding signal peptidase I, with product MPEQEENATFGSRFLYSGRFWKLIAVIAILIIVIGGSVRGFIIQRFTIPSASMEPTLDVGDDISVWRPDALSSDIERGDIVVFDGRGSFVDDALPTPLQKVGSWVGLGSKDVYYVKRVIAVGGDTLRCCDAQGRLLLNDEPLKEDYAPLPASKTEFSIEVPADTMWVMGDNRNDSADSRALLGRPGGGFIPLDRVIGPVIGHGSSVD from the coding sequence GTGCCGGAGCAAGAGGAAAACGCGACCTTCGGGTCGCGTTTTCTGTATTCTGGCCGGTTCTGGAAGCTCATCGCTGTCATTGCGATCCTCATCATCGTCATCGGCGGATCCGTTCGCGGGTTCATCATCCAACGGTTCACGATTCCCAGCGCATCGATGGAGCCGACCCTGGATGTCGGCGACGACATCAGCGTCTGGCGTCCCGACGCGCTGAGCTCTGACATCGAACGCGGTGACATCGTCGTCTTCGACGGACGAGGCTCCTTCGTCGACGATGCCCTTCCGACCCCGCTGCAGAAGGTGGGGTCATGGGTGGGGCTGGGCAGCAAAGACGTCTACTACGTCAAACGCGTCATCGCCGTCGGCGGAGACACTCTCCGATGCTGTGATGCCCAGGGTCGACTGCTCCTCAACGACGAACCGCTGAAGGAGGACTACGCCCCGCTCCCGGCCTCGAAGACGGAGTTCTCGATCGAGGTCCCCGCCGACACCATGTGGGTGATGGGCGACAACCGGAACGACTCGGCAGACTCCCGAGCGCTGCTGGGCAGACCCGGAGGCGGGTTCATTCCGCTCGACCGTGTCATCGGTCCGGTCATCGGGCACGGCTCCTCAGTCGACTGA
- the rplS gene encoding 50S ribosomal protein L19 codes for MQKLDVVDAASLKTDVPDFRPGDTLNVHVRVVEGSRSRIQVFKGIVIRRQGDGIRETFTARKISFGVGVERTFPVHSPIVEKLEVLARGDVRRAKLYYLRELRGKAARIREKA; via the coding sequence ATGCAGAAGCTTGATGTTGTTGACGCAGCCTCATTGAAGACTGACGTTCCTGATTTCCGCCCGGGCGATACGCTCAACGTTCACGTCCGCGTGGTCGAAGGATCGCGTTCGCGTATCCAGGTGTTCAAGGGAATCGTCATCCGTCGCCAGGGCGACGGAATCCGTGAGACCTTCACCGCTCGTAAGATCAGCTTCGGCGTCGGTGTCGAACGTACCTTCCCGGTGCACTCGCCCATCGTCGAGAAGCTCGAAGTTCTCGCCCGCGGTGACGTTCGTCGTGCCAAGCTGTACTACCTGCGCGAACTGCGCGGCAAGGCTGCTCGCATCCGCGAAAAGGCCTGA